A single region of the Vanessa tameamea isolate UH-Manoa-2023 chromosome 18, ilVanTame1 primary haplotype, whole genome shotgun sequence genome encodes:
- the LOC113400166 gene encoding alpha-N-acetylgalactosaminidase yields MLQTLIKEMGVLILAVFLGLFPFNLALDNGLALTPPMGWLTWQRFRCITDCEKYPNECISETLIKRTADRMVDEGFLEAGYNYVGIDDCWLEKERDAQGHLVPDRKRFPNGMKAIADYLHDRGFKFALYQDYGTKTCMGYPGVLGHEARDIQSFVNWDVDYIKLDGCYVDKAKMDEGYPYFGKLLNDSGRPIVYSCSWPAYQDNPNYASIAKHCNLWRNWDDIQDSWSSLSTIMTWFGDHQDEFTKYAGPGRWNDPDMLLIGNFGLSLDQAKVQMAVWSILAAPLLMSVDLDTIRPEFKEVLLNRDIIDIDQDSFGRQGSRVWNKSKCEIWRRKLSDGSYALAFVNRRDDGAPYSIKVSFDSMKIPNQAYEVIDLYKEEEERSFGPEGEFETRVNPSGVKFYKFIPKKSNEINRTT; encoded by the exons atgcttcaaactttaataaaagag ATGGGGGTGTTAATTTTGGCCGTTTTTCTCGGACTGTTTCCGTTTAATTTGGCGCTTGACAATGGTTTAGCGCTGACCCCGCCGATGGGTTGGCTAACTTGGCAGAGATTCAGATGTATAACGGATTGTGAAAAATATCCGAATGAATGCATAAG cGAAACTCTGATAAAGCGTACCGCAGACAGAATGGTAGACGAAGGCTTTCTAGAGGCAGGCTACAACTACGTAGGTATCGATGATTGCTGGTTGGAGAAAGAGCGTGATGCTCAAGGTCATCTGGTGCCAGACAGGAAACGCTTCCCCAACGGCATGAAAGCTATCGCTGATTAT CTTCATGACAGAGGCTTTAAATTTGCATTATACCAGGATTATGGTACTAAAACTTGTATGGGCTACCCTGGCGTTCTGGGACACGAGGCAAGAGACATACAATCTTTTGTGAATTGGGATGTCGACTATATCAAATTGGACGGATGTTACGTAGATAAAGCGAAAATGGACGAAG GTTACCCttattttggtaaattattGAACGATTCCGGGCGACCAATAGTTTACTCATGCAGTTGGCCTGCCTATCAAGATAAC ccGAACTACGCGTCTATTGCCAAACATTGCAACTTGTGGCGTAATTGGGATGATATCCAGGATTCATGGAGTTCACTCAGTACTATTATGACATGGTTTGGTGATCATCAAGACGAATTCACCAAATATGCTGGGCCTGGACGTTGGAACGATCCTGATATG ctgtTAATAGGTAACTTCGGTCTATCGTTAGACCAAGCAAAGGTCCAAATGGCGGTGTGGTCAATATTGGCGGCTCCGTTGCTAATGAGCGTAGATTTGGACACTATCCGACCGGAGTTCAAGGAAGTGCTTCTCAATCGAGATATAATCGATATTGATCAAGATTCGTTCGGACGGCAGGGGTCGCGTGTGTGGAATAAGTCTAAATGTGAG atttggaGGAGGAAGCTGTCAGATGGATCATACGCATTGGCCTTTGTGAACAGACGCGATGACGGGGCGCCGTATTCTATTAAAGTATCATTTGATTCTATGAAAATTCCAAACCAGGCGTATGAAGTCATA GATCTCTATAAAGAGGAAGAGGAACGCTCTTTTGGACCTGAAGGCGAATTTGAAACAAGAGTAAATCCGTCAG GTGTGAAGTTTTATAAGTTCATCCCGAAGAAATCTAACGAGATTAACAGAACGACGTGA
- the LOC135193772 gene encoding uncharacterized protein LOC135193772, with translation MKTFLIAAACFAVAVAGPTRFVIPGGAGPAPVIEYEPISVGPAIVDTEPISVGPAIVEGEYEPIHVGPAIVEGEYEPIHVGPAIVEGEYEPIHVGPAIVEGEYEPIHVGPAIIEEVAPVSSPLVQIIINVKPGSENLVSVDPTPVIVPEVEPTPVIVVENPEVPDPVIVAPVIIPEPVITLPDILN, from the coding sequence ATGAAAACTTTCCTGATTGCTGCTGCCTGCTTCGCTGTGGCCGTTGCTGGCCCCACGCGCTTTGTTATTCCCGGTGGCGCTGGACCTGCTCCCGTCATCGAATACGAACCTATCTCTGTCGGACCCGCCATTGTTGACACCGAGCCCATCTCCGTCGGACCTGCTATCGTCGAAGGCGAATACGAGCCCATCCATGTTGGACCCGCAATCGTCGAAGGCGAATATGAGCCCATCCATGTTGGACCCGCAATCGTCGAAGGCGAATACGAGCCCATCCATGTTGGACCCGCAATCGTCGAAGGCGAATACGAGCCCATCCATGTtggacccgcaatcatcgaaGAGGTCGCACCTGTGAGCTCTCCTCTTGTTCAGATCATCATCAACGTCAAGCCCGGTTCTGAAAACCTTGTGTCTGTTGACCCTACACCCGTCATCGTGCCCGAGGTTGAGCCCACACCCGTGATCGTCGTCGAAAATCCTGAGGTTCCCGACCCCGTCATCGTCGCTCCCGTCATTATCCCCGAGCCCGTCATTACCCTCCCTGACATCCTCAACTAA
- the LOC113400165 gene encoding hydroxymethylglutaryl-CoA synthase 1: MGGKVENVGILAMEIYFPSQYVDQVELEKFDEVAAGKYTIGLGQSRMGFCSDREDINSLCLTALHRLIEKNNINLHDIGRLEVGTETIIDKSKSVKTFLMTLFAKEGATDIEGIDTTNACYGGTAALFNAINWVESSSWDGRKAIVVAGDIAVYGKGPARPTGGAGAVAMLIGPDAPLVFDCGVRASYMTHAYDFYKPDLASEFPYVDGKLSIQCYLSALDNCYNLFCQKMRKVDPKFKGLLSLDGMLFHSPYCKLVQKSLARVSFNDFLNATEAEREKQFPGLSQFSTYNRCDTYFDRDVEKAFMTYSNKLFEQKTKPSLHIARNVGNMYTPSLYGGLVSYLVSKSPDQLIGKKFALFSYGSGLASTMYSINICSDMSAGSKLEKLIKSLNENVAMLDSRQSIEPQKFSDIMQVRTENYHTAPYEPSGSIEVLFPGTYYLNKIDDQRRRTYERKL, encoded by the coding sequence ATGGGTGGCAAAGTCGAGAATGTTGGCATTCTTGctatggaaatatattttccttcacaATATGTTGATCAAGTGGAATTAGAAAAATTCGATGAAGTGGCTGCTGGAAAATACACCATCGGTCTTGGACAGAGTCGGATGGGTTTCTGTTCTGACAGAGAGGACATAAATTCTCTTTGCCTTACTGCTTTACATAGGCTTatagagaaaaataatataaatcttcatGACATTGGACGTTTGGAGGTTGGCACAGAAACAATTATAGATAAAAGTAAAAGTGTCAAAACATTCCTTATGACATTGTTTGCAAAAGAAGGAGCCACAGATATAGAAGGTATTGATACTACAAATGCTTGCTATGGCGGTACAGCTGCTCTTTTTAATGCAATTAATTGGGTAGAGTCTTCATCTTGGGATGGCAGAAAAGCAATAGTGGTTGCAGGTGATATTGCAGTGTATGGAAAAGGCCCAGCAAGGCCTACAGGAGGAGCAGGAGCTGTGGCAATGCTGATTGGACCTGATGCACCATTGGTTTTTGATTGTGGTGTCCGTGCATCATACATGACACATGCTTATGATTTCTACAAGCCAGATTTAGCGTCTGAGTTCCCCTATGTTGATGGAAAGTTATCAATTCAGTGCTACTTGAGTGCTTTAGATAACTGTTATAATCTATTCTGTCAGAAGATGAGGAAGGTGGATCCAAAATTCAAGGGTCTGTTGAGTTTAGATGGTATGTTATTCCACTCTCCATACTGTAAGCTTGTCCAAAAATCGCTGGCTCGAGTTAGCTTCAATGATTTCCTTAATGCAACAGAAGCAGAGAGAGAAAAACAGTTCCCTGGCCTTTCACAGTTTAGTACATATAATAGATGTGATACTTATTTTGATAGGGACGTAGAAAAAGCTTTCATGACTTACAGTAACAAACTATTTGAACAAAAAACCAAACCATCACTTCACATAGCTCGTAATGTTGGCAATATGTATACACCTTCATTGTATGGAGGACTTGTATCCTATTTAGTGAGCAAATCCCCAGATCAGCTTATTGGAAAGAAATTTGCATTATTTTCTTATGGGTCTGGCTTAGCTTCAACTATGTATTCTATCAACATTTGCAGTGATATGAGTGCTGGGTCAAAATTAGAGAAATTAATCAagtctttaaatgaaaatgttgcAATGTTAGATTCAAGACAGAGCATAGAGCCACAAAAGTTCTCTGATATAATGCAAGTAAGGACGGAGAATTATCATACAGCACCTTATGAACCATCGGGGTCAATAGAGGTGTTATTTCCTGGTACATATTATCTAAACAAAATTGATGACCAAAGACGACGCACATATGAGAGGAAACTATGA
- the LOC135193773 gene encoding uncharacterized protein LOC135193773 — MKTFLIAAACFAVAVAGPTRFVLPGGAGPAPVIEYEPISVGPAIVDTEPISVGPAIVEGEYEPIHVGPAIVEGEYEPIHVGPAIVEGEYEPIHVGPAIIEEVAPVSSPLVQIIINVKPGSENLVSVDPTPVIVPEVEPTPVIVVENPEVPDPVIVAPVIIPEPVITLPGILN, encoded by the coding sequence ATGAAAACTTTCCTGATTGCTGCTGCCTGCTTCGCTGTGGCCGTTGCTGGCCCCACGCGCTTTGTTCTTCCCGGTGGCGCTGGACCTGCTCCCGTCATCGAATACGAACCTATCTCTGTCGGACCCGCCATTGTTGACACCGAGCCCATCTCCGTCGGACCTGCTATCGTCGAAGGCGAATACGAGCCCATCCATGTTGGACCCGCAATCGTCGAAGGCGAATATGAGCCCATCCATGTTGGACCCGCAATCGTCGAAGGCGAATACGAGCCCATCCATGTtggacccgcaatcatcgaaGAGGTCGCACCTGTGAGCTCTCCTCTTGTTCAGATCATCATCAACGTCAAGCCCGGCTCTGAAAACCTTGTGTCTGTTGACCCTACACCCGTCATCGTGCCCGAGGTTGAGCCCACACCCGTGATCGTCGTCGAAAATCCTGAGGTTCCCGACCCCGTCATCGTCGCTCCCGTCATTATCCCCGAGCCCGTCATTACCCTCCCTGGCATCCTCAACTAA
- the LOC135193774 gene encoding uncharacterized protein LOC135193774, which yields MKTFLIAAACFAVAVAGPTRFVLPGGAGPAPVIEYEPISVGPAIVDTEPISVGPAIVEGEYEPIHVGPAIVEGEYEPIHVGPAIVEGEYEPIHVGPAIIEEVAPVSSPLVQIIINVKPGSENLVSVDPTPVIVPEVEPTPVIVVENPEVPDPVIVAPVIIPQPVITLPGILN from the coding sequence ATGAAAACTTTTCTGATTGCTGCTGCCTGCTTCGCTGTGGCCGTTGCTGGCCCCACGCGCTTTGTTCTTCCCGGTGGCGCTGGACCTGCTCCCGTCATCGAATACGAACCTATCTCTGTCGGACCCGCCATTGTTGACACCGAGCCCATCTCCGTCGGACCTGCTATCGTCGAAGGCGAATACGAGCCCATCCATGTTGGACCCGCAATCGTCGAAGGCGAATACGAGCCCATCCATGTTGGACCCGCAATCGTCGAAGGCGAATACGAGCCCATCCATGTtggacccgcaatcatcgaaGAGGTCGCACCTGTGAGCTCTCCTCTTGTTCAGATCATCATCAACGTCAAGCCCGGCTCTGAAAACCTTGTGTCTGTTGACCCTACACCCGTCATCGTGCCCGAGGTTGAGCCCACACCCGTGATCGTCGTCGAAAATCCTGAGGTTCCCGACCCCGTCATCGTCGCTCCCGTCATTATCCCCCAGCCCGTCATTACCCTCCCTGGCATCCTCAACTAA
- the LOC113400169 gene encoding uncharacterized protein LOC113400169, translating to MKFFVAFVAFVAVAAAMPHQKPLYNFDADLQAIIDAIHHPSTDPATALLLQEQLDTILGLLKPEEEPISVDPVIVDEAVSAPSSSLVQIIINVKPGVAGNPVVVESSPVIVPRPVPEESIDIPEVKPDPVIVVEKPVPAEPVLVAPIVPTPVVVLPDILN from the coding sequence atgaaattcttCGTTGCATTCGTCGCTTTCGTCGCCGTGGCTGCGGCCATGCCACACCAAAAACCCCTCTACAATTTCGATGCAGACCTTCAAGCTATCATTGATGCCATCCACCACCCCAGCACCGACCCAGCCACCGCTTTGCTTTTGCAAGAACAACTGGACACCATCCTTGGCTTATTGAAGCCTGAAGAAGAACCGATTTCCGTTGACCCTGTCATCGTCGATGAAGCTGTGTCTGCCCCAAGCTCGTCTCTTGTTCAGATTATCATCAATGTTAAGCCTGGTGTTGCTGGTAACCCCGTTGTCGTAGAATCTAGCCCTGTCATCGTTCCAAGACCAGTACCCGAGGAATCTATTGACATTCCCGAAGTCAAACCTGATCCCGTAATTGTGGTAGAAAAACCTGTTCCCGCTGAACCTGTTCTCGTTGCTCCTATTGTTCCCACCCCCGTTGTGGTTCTCCCTGACATCcttaactaa